The window CCGCCGAGGGCTACCGAAACGAGAGCGAGATCGGCGAGGTGCTCGCCGACTACGACCGCGAGGAGTTCTTCCTGACCTCGAAGGTGCTGCCCGGGAACCTCGACTACGACTCGGTGATCGAGGCCTGTGAGGACTCGCTCGACCGGCTCGGGACCGATTATCTCGACCTCTATCTGATCCACTGGCCGAACCCGGCGATCTCGCTGCGCGAGACCCTGAACGCGATGGAGACGCTCCACGACGACGGGAAGGTCCGGAACGTGGGCGTCTCGAACTTCAGCGCCTACCAGCTCAGCAACGCCCTCCACATCGCGGACGTGCCGATCGCGGTCAACCAGATCGAGTTCCACCCCTGGTTCCAGCGGCCCGAGCTCGTCGAGTACTGCCGGGAGAACGACGTGGCCGTCGAGGCCGCGGCCCCGCTCGCACGGACGGACGTCCTCGGCGACGACACCGTCGAGGATATCGCCGAGAACTACGACAAGACCCCGGCCCAAGTCGTCCTCCGGTGGGCGGTCGAGGAGAGCGTGGTCGTGATCCCGAAGTCGTCCTCGCCGGACCACATCGAATCGAACGGCCAGCTCTTCGACTGGGAACTCGACGAGGACGACCACCAGCGCCTGAACGGGATCGACCGCGACCAACCCGTCTACGACCACCCGGCGAAGGACTGGACCGGCGACGTCTACGGGATCGCGGAGTAACGCCCGAGAGCAGATCGAATCCTCGGGCGTCACCGTGCCGTCGGAACGACGATTTTATCACGATTCCCCATGTCGATCCGACCAATGGCTTCCACACTCCTCGTCGAGGACGTCGCCGACCAGGTCGTCACCGCCGCCCGCACCGCGACCGGCGACCGCCTCCGGTCGGTGACCTACTTCACGCGCACCGACTACGACCAGCTCTACCTCCGGGACGACCTCGAACGCGACGCCGACGTGATGAGCTTCATCGGCCACGAGTGGCACGACTTCAAGAACACCCGCGACGCCTACCGAAGCTCCGAGCTCGGGGCCTACCGTCACACCATCCGGGTGTTCGAGAACGGCTACCTCCTCCGGATCACGACGGACCGCGACGGGGTGTTCGTCACCACGGATGGTCTGACGATGAGCGACTTCGAGGCGGTCGCGAGCGCGGTCGTCGCGGTTCTCGAAGACCGCTGACCGCTGGCGAAGTCGAGTGACGACGCGTTTTTGCCGCCGACCACCGAATTCGGGGTATGACCGAGACACACGACGCGTTCGCGGCCCACGACGCCTACGAGCGCGACGGCGAGTGGTACGAACTGACGACGACGCCGTTCGACGCGCGGGCGGCCCCCGCCAGCGACGGCTATCGGGTCCAGGTCATCGTCCCGACGCTCGACGGCGCGACCGAGGAGCCGGTCGAGGACGTCCTCGACGACGGCTGGTTCGAGACGTTTCGCCTCCGCCTCGACGACGCCGACGGCGCGGCTCGTTCCGACGTATCGGTGCCCGAACCGACCGTCGAACGTGAGGACGGCCTCGTGGTCGTCGAGTTCGCGTTCGACCACGAGGAGCCGCGGGTGGCCGCCGAGACGGCGAAGGTGCTCGCCGAGTACGTCGAGGGGACCTACGTCGAGGGGATCGTCCCGGGCTTTTCGTACCTGCCGCCCGTCGCGGGGTTGCTCGCGCGCGCCCGTACGCAGGGGGACAGCGAGGGTGAGGGCGACCGCGGCCCGATGCCGCTCTAGGCGCTCGCGCGCTCGCCGACCACGACCTGCCGGACGTCGCCGAGGACGTCGAAGTCCGCGAGCGCGACGAGGCGGTCGCCGACTTCGAGCGAGTCGTCCTCGCGGGGGAGCCCGAGCTGTTCGTCGGCCTTCCCGAACGCGAGGAGGTCGGCGTCGCCGGGGAGTTCGAGCTCGCTCATGGTGTAGCCGAGCATCGGCGAGTCGTCGGTGACGGTGAACTCCACCAGCTGCAGGTTCTGTGCGATGTCGGCGATGGCACGGATCGAGCCACCGACGAGGGCGTTCTTCGCGCCGATCGCGCCGAGGCGTTCGGGGTAGACCACCTCGTCGACGTCGCTGGCGTACTTCCGGTAGATGTCCTGATAGTAGTCGTCGTCCGAGCGCATCACGGTGCGACAGCCGTGGGCTTTGGCGATCATGCAGGCGACGAAGTTGGTGGTGAGGTCGCCGGTGAGCGCGCCGACCGCGTCGGCGTCCTCCAGCCCCGCCTCCAGCAGGTCCTCCTCGCGCGAGCCGTCGCCGTCGACGACGTCGACGATCTCGAGACGGTCACCCCAGAGCCCCTGAAGACGTTCGGGGTCGTTGTCGATCACGGTCGCCTCGTGGCCCTCGTCGGCGAGCACCCTCGCGGTACGGAGTCCGACCCGGCCAGCGCCCACGATGACGAATTGCATATCACCTCTTATAGCGAGGACGGTCAATAGCTTTACTCACCGAATCGAGCCACAGTCCGAACGGGATCGCCCGACCAGCCGCCGTCGACCCGTTCCGACATCCGGAAGGTGGTTCGGGCCAGAGATACGACATGGTCTCGGTCGTCGACCTCGTCGGGCTCCTGGCCGTGGTGGTGGTCAACACCGGTATCGCGGCGGTCGGCACCCGCATCCTCCGGGCCACACTCGCCACCTGGTGGGGTGTCGCGGTCTACACGCTCGTGCTCGTTCCCACCGCCGAGACGGCGGTGGCGCTCGTCCTCACCGGTCCGGTCGGACTCGGCCCGAACCTCGGGACCCCGACCGCCGTGGTGGCCCTCGTGGTCGCGCTGCCGTTCGCACTCGGGGTCGCCATCGACTTCTTCTGGATGCCCGCGCCCGACGAGGTCGACCTCCCGGACGGTTTCGACGGCTGAAGGGGTCAACCGAGCAGTGAGACACAGCCCCCGGCGACGATCCGCGCCACCTCGACCACTTCGTCGGTGTAGACGAACTCGCCCGCGCCGTGAATGTTCTCGCCGTCCGGTCCGACGATGACGGTCGGGAGGCCCGCCCGGTGACCGAAGTAGTTGAAGTCGCCGACGCTCGAGAAGTAGCCGATCGCCGGTTCCTCGCCGGTCACCGTCTCGACGCCGCTCGTGAGCGCGCCCACGAGCGGTTGGTCCGGGTCGGTGACGTACGGCCCGTAGCGGACGTCCGGGGCGGGTGCGTCCCGAAAACCGACCTCGACGTCGGAACCGAGGTCGAGGTCCTCGACCAGCCGCTCGGCGTCGGCCCGGACCACAGCCTCGGTCTCGCCGACGACGACGTGGCGGTCGACCAGTAATCGACAGGCTTCGGGAACGGAAAGCGTCTCGCCGCCGCCCTCGATCTGTAGGGGACAGACCGAGCCGTCGCCGAGCTGCTCGTGGGAACCGACCGCCAGGTCCTCGAACGCGGCCGCCAGCCGTCCCGCATCCGCCACCGCGTTGACCCCCTTGTCGGGTTGTGAGCCGTGCGCGGCCTGCCCCGTGACCGAGATGTCGTAGAGGAACCGGCCGCGCGCGCCGAGCAGGAGCGCGGGGTTCTCGATATCCTCTTGGGCGAGGATCGGGCCGGGTTCGGTGACGACCGCCGCGTCGCACTCGTCGGTAATACCATCCCGGAGCAACTGGTTCGCGCCGAGGCCGTAGGGCCCCTCCTCGTCGACGACAGCCGTGAAAATCACGCTTCCCGCCAGGTCGGCCCCGGCGAGCGCGTCGAAGGCGACCATGATCCCCGCGAGCCCACCCTTCATGTCGCACGCACCCTGGCCGTAGAGCTTGCCGTCCTCGACGCGCCCCGAGAGCGGGTCCTCCTCCCACGCCTCGACGATCTGCACCGTGTCCATGTGGGCGTTCAGGAGGAGCGTCGGCGCGTCGGGGTCGGAGCCGTCGAGCCGCGCGAGCACGTTGTTCCCCTCGAAACCAGTGAGGGCGGGTTCGCTCACGGGGTGGCGTTCGGGGTCGAGATTTCGAGCGTCGAGCCAGTCGAAGACGAACTCGGTGATCGCGTCCTCCTCGAAGTAGGGGCTTCGGATCCGCACGAGTTCTCGGAGGAGATCGATCGTCTCCTCGTGGTCGATGCGCTCCGTGACGGTCCGAATGGCATCCTCGTCGGGGGTGGCGTCGTGGTCGGCGGTCCCGTGACTGCTCGGATCAGTCATCGGCGGTCGTCTCCTGGATATCCGGGTCGTACTCCGCGGAGGGGACTCCCGGAAGGGTGTCGAGGATCGCCCCGACGTCGGTGCCGGCCTGGCGACCCCGGTACCAGTAGATCCCGAACACCACGAGCCCGGCGAGTAGCCACGGGACGTAGATCGCGAGCGAACCTTGGTAGGCCTGGGTGAGCAGCGCGAGTGCACCGAGCGCGCCCACGGCTCCGGAGAGGTACAGGCCACCGCCGAGGTCGAAACCCGCCCGCTCGACCACGTCGGGACGGGCGAGTCGCGCGTACAGCAACGTCACCGAGACCGCGAAGTAGGCGATGAGGTAGCTGAAGGTCGCGATCTTGATGGCCTGGTCGAGCCCGGCCGAGTAGAACGTCAGCGCCGAGGAGACGACGTAGAGGGTGAGCAACGACCAGTGTGGCGAGCCGAAGCGGTCGTTCACGGCCGAGAACCACCGCGGGAACACCTCGTCCCACGACCACGAGTACGGCATCTTTATCCCCGCCGCCATTATCGCGTTCACGCTCGACGCCGTAGCGAGCAGCCCACCGATGGCGACGATGGCCGAGCCGTTCGCCCCGAGGAAGGTCTCGGCGGCGTCGGCGAGCGGGCGTGCCGAATCCGCGAGGGTGGTGTAATCCGCGACGACACCGTAGATGACCGCCGCGGTCCAGATGTAGAGCAGGGTGAGCACGAGGGTGCCGCCGACCATCGCGAGCGGGAGGTTCCGGGAGGGGTTCTTGACCTCCGCCCCCATCTGCCCCGCGACCGCGATGCCGATGTAGGCGTAAAAGAGCGGGACGGCGGCTGCGAGGAAGCCGTCCGCGCCGCCCGTGAAGAAGGGCTGGTAGTTCGCGGTCTCGATCTGGAACGTGCCTGGAATCACGAGCACGAGGATCGAGACCACGAGCAGCCCGAAGATGACGTTCTGTGCGATGCTGTAGCCGCGCGACCCGACGAGGTTGACGAGGAACAGAACTGTCAGGAGGCCAAATCCGACGAGCGCGACCTCGCCCTCGCCCGCGATGAGGTCGGGGAAGAACACCTGGAGGTAGCTCCCGAACCCGATCGCGAGCACCGCGTCGGCGGCCATGTAGCCGAGCCACTTCGACCACGTCACTAGAAAGCCAGGCAAGCGGTTCCCGAGCGTTCGCGAGACGTAGGCGTACGACCCCGCGGCTCCCGGAAAGACGGTCGCCATCCAGCTGTAGTTGACCGCGATGGCGGTCGCGAGCAGCCCGGCGACAACCACCACGAGGATCACGCTGGGGCCGGTGGTCGAACTCGCGGTGCCGAGCGTGACGAACAGCCCCGCGCCGAGCGTGCCCGCGACCACCGTGCTCATCGCCCCGAGCGCGCCGATGTCGCGCGAGAGGCTCCGGTCGTCGTTCCCACCGCTGTGTGCCATACGATACCACGCTAGTGCGAGGGCATAACACGACCCCCTATCATGAGAGGGTCAACGTCCGAGGAGTTTGGCCTCGGCCTTCCGGAGGTGTTCGAGGAGGGTGGCCTTCGAGACCCCGAGCTCGGTCGCGAGGTCGGCGGCGCTCACGTCGCGCGGCCAGGTGTAGTAGTTCCGGCGGCGTGCGAGGTCGAAGACCTCGCGCTGGCGTTCGGAGAGGTCGTCGAGCGGCAGGACGCCGGTGGCGCTGTAGGCGACGGCGATGTCCTCGATGCGGACCTCGGCGTCCATCTCCTCGCGAACGGCGGCGATCCGCTCGGCGACCGTCTCCCGGTCCGCGTCGACCAACACCGTCCAGTACTCCCGCCCGTGGTGCATTCTGACGGGTTCGTCCGGGATGAAGCCGCGCGAGACGAGCGCGTCGTTGATCGAGTTCTCGATCTCGTACCGGACCACGATCCCCCGACTCGCGTTCCCCGGGACGGGTTCGTCGACGGCGTGGAGCCCGGCGACGTGTGCGCCGTCGGTCTCCCAAACGGAGTCGGTGAGGGGGGAGGCCCGTACCGCCTCGACCAGCGCCGCGGTCTCGGCGTCGGTCTCGCCGTAGACGGTGAACCGGCCGGTCGCCGAGCCGTCGATGGTGTAGACGCCGTGTCCGAGGAGGCCGGCATCGCTGTCCTCGGTGACCGCGAGCGTCCAGCAGTCGGGGTGCCAGATGTCGAGCGTCACCCGGAGACCCGTCCCCTCCCGAGGCGTCATCGAGGTCGGTAGAACGACGAACCGCAAAAGCCGTTCGCCGGTCCGGGGGCGGATCCGAGCATATATCCCCCCGCGCGGGACTCCCCTACCAATGGCACGGCTCGCGCGGGTCTCGCTCTACCCCATCAAATCACTGGACCCGACGACCGTCCCCGGAGCCGAGGTCGGCGGGAGCGGCGCGCTCGACGGCGACCGGCGGTACGCGATGACGGATGGCGAGGGCGAGTACGTCAACGGCAAACGAACCCCCGCCGTCCACCGGCTCCGGACGTCGTTCGACCGCGTGGTGAACGAGGTCGTGGTACGGAAACAGGGTGGCTCCGAGGCGCGCCGGTTCGACCTCGACGCCGACCGAGATGGGCTAGAAGCGTATCTGAGCGAGCACTTCGGGCTCGATGCCAGGCTCGTCGATGCCGACGGCGGGAGCTATCCCGACGACACCACCCTCCCCGGACCGACGGTGATCTCGACGGCGACCATCGAGACGGTCGCGTCGTGGTACCCCGGACTCACGACGGAGAACGTCCGCCGTCGGTTCCGTGCGAACCTCGAAGTCGACGGCGTCCCGGCGTTCTGGGAGGACCGGCTGGTAGGTGACCACGACCACGGCGTCGCGTTCGCGGTCGGTGACGTCACGTTCACGGGGGTCAACCCCTGCCAGCGCTGTGTCGTCCCGAGCCGGGATCCCTACACGGGTGAGGGGATGCCCGAGTTTAGACCGACGTTCATCGAGCGGCGCGAGGCGACGCTTCCCGACTGGGTGGACACGACGCGGTTCGACCACTACTTCCGGCTGATGGTGAACACGACCGTGTCGCCCGCCGAACGCGGGGGCGAGGTTCGCGTCGGCGACGAGGTGACGATCCTCGGCGAGGAACGGTTGTAGCCCGCTGGGGACTCGAATGAAGGGGAGGCCGGTCGTCGACCCGCACAAACGTTATTCGCCCTGCCGCCCCAGTTCGGACAGGATGTGTATCTACTGTAGCTACGACATGGAGGGCTGGTCGAAGCTCCTCGAGTACGACGAGGTCTACCAGAACGCGACGAAACGCGAGCGCGAGGCCGAGTCGAACTACGGCTTCAACGAGTCGTGGGACGAGCTTCGCGACCAGGTTTCGCCGTAGCGCTCGATACCGCTACGCCGTCGGGAACGGATCGGCGAACGAGTCCCCGCGCTCCTCGTCGCCGACGAGACAGTCGTCGAGCGCCGAGACGATCTCGTCTTCCGTCATATCGGTACCGATGAACACCAGCCGGGTCCGTCGGTCGTCGTCCGCGCGCCAGGTCCCGATCGGCCCCGCCTGGACCGACGGCCCGGCCTGATTGAGCCCCATCACGTCCTCGCGACCCGCGAGCCGGAAGATCCCCTTCGCGCGCACCACGCCCTCGTCCCAGGTGTCGAGCCACGCGTCGAGCCGTTCGGGGTGGAAGGGCCGCTCGCGTTCGTAAACGAACGACGAAACCCCATGTTGCTCGGCCGCCGATTCGCCCTCGTGGTCGTGGCCCGCGAGCGCGCGCTTCCAGCCCGCGGAGCGGGTCGCGGCCTCGAAGTCGAAGCTACCCGTGTCGAGCACCCGTTCGGGCTCGATGTCGGCGTGGGTGGTCCGGACGACCTCGGCGCGGGGCTGGAGGGTCCGGAGGGTCGCCTCGATCGAGTCCAGCTGCTCGTCGGGCACGAGGTCGCACTTGTTCAACAGGAGGACGTCACAGAACTCGATCCCCTCGACCAGCACGTCGGCGAGCGGGCGGTCGGTCTCGGGGTCGTCCGAATCGGGGAGCGACGCGCCGGCGTCGAACTCCTTCCAGAAGCCGTAGGCGTCGAGCACCGTCACCATCGTATCGAGCCGGTAGTACTCCGTAGGGTCGACGTCGCTCTCGTCGGTACCCTCGGTGAACGTCCGCGCGACCGGGACGGGTTCGCTGATACCCGAGGATTCGACCACCAGCGCGTCGAACTCGCGCTCCTCGGCCAGCCGAACGACTTCGGTCAGGAGGTCGTCGCGGAGCCGACAGCAGATGCAGCCGTTCGAGAGGTCGACGATCCCCGAGTCGTCCGACGACCGCGAGAGGAGGTCGGCGTCGACGTTGATCTCGCCCATGTCGTTGACGACCACCGCGACCTCGCGGTCGCCGGGGTCGGCGAGCAGGCGGTTGAGGAGCGTGGTCTTGCCCGCGCCGAGCGTGCCGCTGAGGACGGTCACGGGGATCGGGTCGGTCGTCATACTTTCTCCAGGAGTTCGAGCACCAACAGTCTTCCAACGATATCGGGTGTAGCGACGGCGCGCGGGTTCCGTTCCGGGACCCACACCGCTTTGCGTGACCGGTGACGAGGAGGGTCGTGGCAGGAAGGCTGGTCGCCACGTGGCGGCGCGTGCTCGCGCTCGCGTGGCCAGTGATGGTCTCGCAGGTGCTCCGGACGCTGATGCGCACGGTGGACGTGCTCGTCA is drawn from Halococcus salsus and contains these coding sequences:
- a CDS encoding CobW family GTP-binding protein, whose protein sequence is MTTDPIPVTVLSGTLGAGKTTLLNRLLADPGDREVAVVVNDMGEINVDADLLSRSSDDSGIVDLSNGCICCRLRDDLLTEVVRLAEEREFDALVVESSGISEPVPVARTFTEGTDESDVDPTEYYRLDTMVTVLDAYGFWKEFDAGASLPDSDDPETDRPLADVLVEGIEFCDVLLLNKCDLVPDEQLDSIEATLRTLQPRAEVVRTTHADIEPERVLDTGSFDFEAATRSAGWKRALAGHDHEGESAAEQHGVSSFVYERERPFHPERLDAWLDTWDEGVVRAKGIFRLAGREDVMGLNQAGPSVQAGPIGTWRADDDRRTRLVFIGTDMTEDEIVSALDDCLVGDEERGDSFADPFPTA
- a CDS encoding DUF7522 family protein, with product MASTLLVEDVADQVVTAARTATGDRLRSVTYFTRTDYDQLYLRDDLERDADVMSFIGHEWHDFKNTRDAYRSSELGAYRHTIRVFENGYLLRITTDRDGVFVTTDGLTMSDFEAVASAVVAVLEDR
- a CDS encoding helix-turn-helix domain-containing protein, with translation MTPREGTGLRVTLDIWHPDCWTLAVTEDSDAGLLGHGVYTIDGSATGRFTVYGETDAETAALVEAVRASPLTDSVWETDGAHVAGLHAVDEPVPGNASRGIVVRYEIENSINDALVSRGFIPDEPVRMHHGREYWTVLVDADRETVAERIAAVREEMDAEVRIEDIAVAYSATGVLPLDDLSERQREVFDLARRRNYYTWPRDVSAADLATELGVSKATLLEHLRKAEAKLLGR
- a CDS encoding DUF5813 family protein, producing MTETHDAFAAHDAYERDGEWYELTTTPFDARAAPASDGYRVQVIVPTLDGATEEPVEDVLDDGWFETFRLRLDDADGAARSDVSVPEPTVEREDGLVVVEFAFDHEEPRVAAETAKVLAEYVEGTYVEGIVPGFSYLPPVAGLLARARTQGDSEGEGDRGPMPL
- a CDS encoding APC family permease yields the protein MAHSGGNDDRSLSRDIGALGAMSTVVAGTLGAGLFVTLGTASSTTGPSVILVVVVAGLLATAIAVNYSWMATVFPGAAGSYAYVSRTLGNRLPGFLVTWSKWLGYMAADAVLAIGFGSYLQVFFPDLIAGEGEVALVGFGLLTVLFLVNLVGSRGYSIAQNVIFGLLVVSILVLVIPGTFQIETANYQPFFTGGADGFLAAAVPLFYAYIGIAVAGQMGAEVKNPSRNLPLAMVGGTLVLTLLYIWTAAVIYGVVADYTTLADSARPLADAAETFLGANGSAIVAIGGLLATASSVNAIMAAGIKMPYSWSWDEVFPRWFSAVNDRFGSPHWSLLTLYVVSSALTFYSAGLDQAIKIATFSYLIAYFAVSVTLLYARLARPDVVERAGFDLGGGLYLSGAVGALGALALLTQAYQGSLAIYVPWLLAGLVVFGIYWYRGRQAGTDVGAILDTLPGVPSAEYDPDIQETTADD
- a CDS encoding aldo/keto reductase, yielding MSVPSVTLPSGDEMPMIGVGTWDIDGETVQNSVRAGLDGVYTHVDTAEGYRNESEIGEVLADYDREEFFLTSKVLPGNLDYDSVIEACEDSLDRLGTDYLDLYLIHWPNPAISLRETLNAMETLHDDGKVRNVGVSNFSAYQLSNALHIADVPIAVNQIEFHPWFQRPELVEYCRENDVAVEAAAPLARTDVLGDDTVEDIAENYDKTPAQVVLRWAVEESVVVIPKSSSPDHIESNGQLFDWELDEDDHQRLNGIDRDQPVYDHPAKDWTGDVYGIAE
- a CDS encoding potassium channel family protein, yielding MQFVIVGAGRVGLRTARVLADEGHEATVIDNDPERLQGLWGDRLEIVDVVDGDGSREEDLLEAGLEDADAVGALTGDLTTNFVACMIAKAHGCRTVMRSDDDYYQDIYRKYASDVDEVVYPERLGAIGAKNALVGGSIRAIADIAQNLQLVEFTVTDDSPMLGYTMSELELPGDADLLAFGKADEQLGLPREDDSLEVGDRLVALADFDVLGDVRQVVVGERASA
- a CDS encoding MOSC domain-containing protein, which encodes MARLARVSLYPIKSLDPTTVPGAEVGGSGALDGDRRYAMTDGEGEYVNGKRTPAVHRLRTSFDRVVNEVVVRKQGGSEARRFDLDADRDGLEAYLSEHFGLDARLVDADGGSYPDDTTLPGPTVISTATIETVASWYPGLTTENVRRRFRANLEVDGVPAFWEDRLVGDHDHGVAFAVGDVTFTGVNPCQRCVVPSRDPYTGEGMPEFRPTFIERREATLPDWVDTTRFDHYFRLMVNTTVSPAERGGEVRVGDEVTILGEERL
- a CDS encoding M20 family metallopeptidase; the protein is MTDPSSHGTADHDATPDEDAIRTVTERIDHEETIDLLRELVRIRSPYFEEDAITEFVFDWLDARNLDPERHPVSEPALTGFEGNNVLARLDGSDPDAPTLLLNAHMDTVQIVEAWEEDPLSGRVEDGKLYGQGACDMKGGLAGIMVAFDALAGADLAGSVIFTAVVDEEGPYGLGANQLLRDGITDECDAAVVTEPGPILAQEDIENPALLLGARGRFLYDISVTGQAAHGSQPDKGVNAVADAGRLAAAFEDLAVGSHEQLGDGSVCPLQIEGGGETLSVPEACRLLVDRHVVVGETEAVVRADAERLVEDLDLGSDVEVGFRDAPAPDVRYGPYVTDPDQPLVGALTSGVETVTGEEPAIGYFSSVGDFNYFGHRAGLPTVIVGPDGENIHGAGEFVYTDEVVEVARIVAGGCVSLLG